A part of Paenarthrobacter sp. A20 genomic DNA contains:
- a CDS encoding aromatic acid/H+ symport family MFS transporter, which translates to MNHTLPAAASQGSIVNAAGSAPRFSKGSALAVLVCWLLVVFDGYDLIVYGTVQSSLISETGWGLTKATAGTIGSMAFLGMMIGAIFAGRMADSWGRRKTILGCAIVFSIFTILCAFAPNAAVFGALRLLAGIGLGGLVPSANALVAELVPTKWRSTIATLMMSGVPIGGSIAALVGIPLIPAFGWEAMFLVAVLALVIVVPLGLKYIPETLTPAGSASKASKGSAGFGSLLRAPYLGVSVLFAMATIATLFAWYGLGTWLPNLMQLAGYNLGSALTFALALNLGAVAGSVITAWAGTRFGPIPTAIAAAAVAAVGLSVLLASPPVTVVYLALVLAGVGTHGTQCLIIAAVASHYPDHLRGTALGWALGTGRIGAVVAPQVGGLLLAAGLGVNSNFLAFAGAAAIAAVLLAAVGLKIKSTISQGARNA; encoded by the coding sequence ATGAATCACACACTTCCCGCTGCAGCGTCGCAAGGGTCAATCGTCAACGCTGCCGGCAGTGCGCCGCGGTTCTCCAAAGGCTCTGCACTCGCCGTCCTGGTTTGTTGGCTGTTGGTGGTCTTCGACGGCTATGACCTCATCGTTTACGGAACGGTGCAGTCCTCCCTGATCTCCGAAACAGGCTGGGGCCTCACCAAGGCAACCGCAGGGACCATTGGCTCCATGGCGTTCCTGGGCATGATGATCGGAGCCATCTTCGCCGGACGCATGGCCGACTCCTGGGGCAGGCGCAAGACCATCCTGGGTTGCGCGATCGTCTTCTCCATCTTCACCATCCTCTGCGCCTTCGCCCCCAACGCGGCCGTGTTCGGTGCTCTGCGGCTGCTCGCCGGCATCGGACTCGGCGGTTTGGTGCCGTCCGCCAACGCCTTGGTGGCCGAACTGGTTCCCACCAAGTGGCGGTCCACTATTGCCACGCTGATGATGTCCGGCGTCCCGATCGGCGGCTCAATCGCCGCACTGGTGGGCATCCCGCTGATTCCCGCGTTCGGTTGGGAGGCCATGTTCTTGGTGGCCGTGCTGGCACTCGTGATCGTGGTGCCGCTGGGGCTGAAGTACATTCCGGAGACACTGACACCCGCCGGATCCGCAAGCAAAGCCTCCAAGGGCTCCGCCGGTTTCGGTTCACTGCTCCGGGCGCCCTACCTAGGCGTCAGCGTACTGTTCGCAATGGCCACGATTGCCACTCTCTTCGCTTGGTACGGCCTGGGCACGTGGCTGCCTAACCTCATGCAGCTGGCTGGCTACAACCTGGGATCGGCGCTCACCTTCGCCCTGGCCCTGAATCTCGGCGCCGTTGCCGGTTCGGTCATTACCGCTTGGGCCGGCACGCGCTTCGGTCCGATTCCGACGGCGATAGCGGCAGCCGCGGTGGCCGCCGTCGGGCTTTCCGTCCTCCTGGCCAGCCCGCCCGTCACCGTTGTTTACCTCGCCCTGGTGCTTGCCGGCGTCGGAACCCACGGCACGCAGTGCCTCATCATCGCCGCAGTCGCCAGTCACTATCCCGACCATTTGCGGGGGACCGCGCTCGGCTGGGCGCTCGGAACCGGCCGCATTGGCGCCGTCGTCGCACCGCAGGTGGGTGGCCTCCTGCTGGCAGCCGGGCTGGGCGTCAACTCCAACTTCCTCGCGTTCGCCGGAGCCGCCGCCATCGCAGCGGTCCTGTTGGCCGCCGTCGGACTCAAAATCAAATCCACCATCTCGCAAGGAGCACGCAATGCCTGA
- a CDS encoding IclR family transcriptional regulator — protein sequence MQNINPGRASRKPAQNRKPVQKRPTYSIDAVDNALQLLQLLRDGGALRLKDAAAELAVAPSTAHRLLAMLVYRGFAVQDENRRYVPGPAMGVGPAGLSWTRLLRNLAQPHMELLSSRLDETVNLMVRVGTKVRFLSTVEGGNVLRIGDRQGTVMPADKTSGGKVMLAELDPAMIEQLFRSQNAEIGGDTIPEAEYQAFLRELDSIRANGFAANFEGTEEGVSALGMALHNRHGQVVGALSVATPATRFRKVFDAGLVAALRETCRQLEIDIAANPADPE from the coding sequence GTGCAGAACATCAACCCGGGTCGGGCCAGCCGGAAGCCAGCCCAAAACCGGAAACCCGTGCAGAAGCGGCCCACGTATTCCATTGACGCCGTGGACAACGCCCTTCAACTCCTCCAGCTGCTCCGCGACGGCGGCGCCCTCCGCCTCAAGGATGCCGCGGCGGAGTTGGCCGTAGCCCCGTCAACCGCCCATCGACTCCTGGCGATGCTGGTCTATCGCGGTTTCGCGGTCCAGGATGAAAACCGCCGCTACGTGCCCGGGCCAGCAATGGGTGTTGGCCCGGCGGGACTTAGCTGGACCAGGCTCCTTCGAAACCTCGCCCAGCCCCACATGGAGCTCCTGTCCTCGCGGCTCGACGAGACCGTAAACCTGATGGTCCGCGTCGGCACCAAGGTCCGCTTCCTCAGCACAGTTGAAGGCGGCAACGTCCTGAGGATCGGAGACCGCCAGGGTACCGTGATGCCTGCCGACAAGACGTCCGGTGGCAAGGTGATGTTGGCCGAACTGGACCCGGCCATGATCGAGCAACTGTTCCGGAGCCAGAACGCCGAAATCGGCGGGGACACCATTCCGGAGGCCGAGTACCAGGCCTTCCTGCGCGAACTCGACAGCATCCGCGCCAACGGCTTCGCGGCCAACTTCGAGGGCACCGAGGAAGGCGTCAGCGCCCTGGGCATGGCTCTGCATAACCGGCACGGCCAGGTAGTTGGGGCGCTCAGCGTCGCCACGCCTGCCACACGGTTCCGAAAGGTGTTCGACGCCGGATTGGTCGCCGCCCTGCGCGAAACCTGCCGGCAGTTGGAGATCGACATCGCTGCAAACCCGGCTGATCCCGAATAA
- a CDS encoding helix-turn-helix transcriptional regulator, with product MKDERRKELGLYLRTRRTQALRSDYGLPPVGRSRERGLRREEIAFLSGVSVTWYTWLEQGRDISPSRQVLESIARALHLSDTGLSYVLSLGGYSSAPPKGPVAADAPAHVQRLLDALDPNPSYALSPDWGIAGWNRAYEALYPNIGTFDASDRNLLWLVFTDPYIRDLLPDWDVTSKRFLAEFRAETGQRLGDPDVEYQVERLKAASPEFQESWDRYDILGFESRERQFHHPAVGVLHMEHHQVSPSDRPDLHIVVYTPAPGNDAGEQMRRLMGS from the coding sequence GTGAAAGATGAGAGGCGCAAGGAGCTGGGGCTATACCTCAGGACACGCCGCACCCAGGCCCTGCGCTCGGACTACGGGCTGCCCCCGGTAGGACGATCCCGCGAGCGAGGGCTTCGCCGGGAAGAGATCGCCTTCCTGTCCGGCGTGAGCGTCACCTGGTACACCTGGCTGGAGCAAGGCCGGGACATCAGTCCCTCGCGGCAGGTCCTGGAATCCATAGCGCGGGCGCTGCATCTCTCCGATACCGGGTTGAGCTACGTGCTTTCCCTGGGTGGCTATTCCTCCGCTCCACCGAAGGGCCCGGTGGCCGCCGATGCACCGGCCCATGTCCAACGCCTGCTCGATGCCTTGGACCCCAACCCCTCCTACGCACTGTCCCCGGATTGGGGCATCGCCGGTTGGAATCGAGCGTACGAGGCGCTGTACCCCAACATCGGAACGTTCGATGCCTCGGACAGGAACCTGCTGTGGCTTGTCTTCACCGACCCCTACATCCGCGACCTGCTCCCGGACTGGGACGTCACGAGCAAACGCTTTTTGGCTGAGTTCAGGGCCGAAACCGGCCAACGGTTGGGTGATCCGGATGTGGAGTACCAAGTGGAACGGCTCAAAGCAGCCAGCCCGGAGTTCCAAGAGAGCTGGGACCGGTACGACATCCTGGGCTTCGAATCCCGCGAGCGGCAGTTCCACCACCCCGCGGTTGGCGTTCTCCACATGGAACATCACCAGGTCTCCCCATCGGACCGGCCGGACCTCCACATCGTGGTCTATACACCTGCACCCGGGAATGACGCCGGTGAGCAGATGCGGCGGTTGATGGGGAGCTGA
- a CDS encoding cupin domain-containing protein, with the protein MSISAENTTHESVAASHALPEPTPEEAAQLEQLYKDFAAGNMVPLWTEIGDLMPMVPTPKAVPHVWRWNDLYPLAARAGDLVPVGRGGERRAIALANPGLAGTPYATPTLWAAIQYLGAHEVAPEHRHSQNAFRFVVEGEGVWTVVNGDPVAMRRGDFLLTPGWNFHGHHNDTDQPMAWIDGLDIPFVHYADAGFFEFGTERVTDEATPDISRSERLWAHPGLRPLSGLDDTTNSPIAAYRWEHTDAALREQLLLEDEGHPATVSQGHAAVRYSNPTTGGDVMPTIRAEFHRLRPGASTEPLREVGSSVWQVFEGTGSVVLNGETKQLARGDLFVVPSWQEWSLTADADQPGFDLFRFSDAPIFERLNFNRSYTEGRK; encoded by the coding sequence GTGTCCATCAGCGCCGAGAACACGACCCATGAATCCGTGGCCGCCAGCCACGCCTTGCCGGAGCCGACTCCGGAGGAAGCTGCCCAGTTGGAGCAGCTGTACAAGGATTTCGCTGCGGGGAACATGGTGCCTTTGTGGACGGAGATCGGTGATTTGATGCCGATGGTCCCTACTCCGAAGGCTGTTCCGCATGTGTGGCGCTGGAATGACTTGTACCCGTTGGCCGCCCGTGCCGGGGATCTGGTTCCGGTGGGCCGAGGTGGGGAACGCCGCGCGATTGCCCTGGCGAACCCGGGCCTTGCCGGCACCCCGTACGCGACTCCGACGTTGTGGGCCGCCATCCAGTACCTCGGCGCACACGAAGTCGCTCCAGAGCACCGCCATTCCCAGAACGCGTTCCGTTTCGTGGTGGAGGGTGAAGGCGTGTGGACCGTGGTGAACGGGGATCCGGTGGCGATGCGCCGCGGCGATTTCCTGCTCACCCCGGGGTGGAACTTCCATGGCCACCACAATGACACCGACCAGCCCATGGCGTGGATCGACGGCCTCGACATCCCGTTCGTGCATTACGCCGATGCCGGGTTCTTCGAGTTCGGCACCGAACGCGTCACCGACGAAGCGACCCCGGATATTTCCCGTTCCGAACGGCTCTGGGCCCACCCGGGCCTGCGTCCCCTGTCCGGGTTGGATGACACGACCAACTCCCCCATCGCGGCGTACCGCTGGGAACACACCGACGCTGCCCTCCGTGAGCAGTTGTTGTTGGAGGATGAGGGCCACCCGGCCACGGTGTCCCAGGGCCACGCTGCCGTCCGGTACTCGAACCCGACCACGGGCGGGGACGTTATGCCCACTATCCGGGCCGAGTTCCACCGCCTCCGTCCCGGCGCCTCCACCGAGCCGCTCCGCGAGGTCGGCTCCAGTGTCTGGCAGGTCTTCGAGGGTACCGGCTCCGTGGTGTTGAACGGTGAAACCAAGCAGCTGGCCAGGGGTGACCTGTTCGTGGTCCCGTCCTGGCAGGAGTGGTCCCTGACCGCCGACGCTGACCAGCCAGGGTTTGATCTGTTCCGCTTCAGCGACGCCCCCATCTTCGAACGACTGAACTTCAACCGCAGCTACACCGAAGGACGCAAGTAA
- the ilvD gene encoding dihydroxy-acid dehydratase codes for MPALRSRTVTHGRNMAGARALLRASGVANTDIGKPIIAVANSFTEFVPGHTHLAPVGRIVSDAILAAGAVPREFNTIAVDDGIAMGHSGMLYSLPSRDLIADSVEYMVNAHCADALVCISNCDKITPGMLMAALRLNIPVVFVSGGPMEAGRVTLTDGSVRSLDLVNAIADAVDESISDEDINLIEENACPTCGSCSGMFTANSMNCLAEAIGLALPGNGSVLATHTARKALYEKAGATVVDLVKRYYDGDDDSVLPRSIATAEAFDNAMALDISMGGSTNTILHLLAAAQEAGVEYGLAEMDAKSRQVPCLAKVAPNVAGDKTYYMEDVHRAGGIPALLGELNRGGLLHKNVHSVHSNDLDGWLDDWDVRGGKATEEAQALWHAAPGGVRSSTAFSQSNEWTSLDTDAEGGCIRSVEHAFSKDGGLAVLRGNVAVDGAVVKTAGVDESIWIFEGPAVVCESQDEAVEKILNKSIKEGDVVVIRYEGPRGGPGMQEMLYPTSFLKGRGLGKKCALITDGRFSGGTSGLSIGHISPEAASGGAIALVEDGDIISIDITQRSLQLQVSDEILAERREKLEVNGGYKPKDRERHVSPALRAYAAMALSADKGAVRDVSLVENL; via the coding sequence ATGCCTGCACTACGCTCAAGAACAGTTACCCATGGCCGCAACATGGCCGGCGCCCGCGCACTGCTGCGTGCCTCCGGCGTCGCCAACACGGACATCGGCAAGCCGATCATCGCCGTCGCCAACTCCTTCACGGAATTCGTCCCCGGACACACCCACTTGGCTCCCGTGGGCCGGATCGTCTCCGACGCGATCCTCGCCGCCGGCGCTGTTCCGCGCGAATTCAACACCATCGCCGTGGACGACGGCATCGCCATGGGCCACTCCGGCATGCTCTACTCCCTGCCGTCCCGCGACCTGATCGCCGACTCCGTTGAGTACATGGTCAACGCACACTGCGCCGACGCCCTGGTCTGTATCTCCAACTGCGACAAGATCACCCCCGGCATGCTCATGGCGGCGCTCCGCCTGAACATCCCCGTAGTGTTCGTTTCCGGCGGTCCCATGGAGGCCGGCCGCGTGACCCTGACGGATGGGTCCGTCCGCTCCCTGGACCTGGTCAACGCGATTGCCGACGCCGTGGACGAATCCATCTCCGATGAAGACATCAACCTCATCGAAGAGAACGCCTGCCCCACCTGCGGTTCCTGCTCGGGCATGTTCACCGCCAACTCCATGAACTGCCTCGCCGAGGCCATCGGCCTGGCCCTGCCGGGCAACGGCTCCGTGCTCGCGACCCACACCGCCCGCAAGGCGCTGTACGAGAAGGCCGGCGCCACCGTCGTCGATCTCGTGAAGCGCTACTACGACGGCGACGACGACTCCGTCCTGCCGCGCTCCATCGCCACCGCCGAGGCCTTCGACAACGCCATGGCCCTGGACATCTCCATGGGCGGCTCCACGAACACCATCCTGCACCTGCTGGCCGCGGCGCAGGAGGCGGGCGTGGAGTACGGCCTGGCCGAGATGGATGCCAAGTCCCGCCAAGTGCCTTGCCTGGCCAAGGTGGCCCCGAATGTTGCCGGGGACAAGACGTATTACATGGAGGACGTGCACCGCGCCGGTGGCATTCCCGCCCTGCTGGGTGAACTGAACCGTGGCGGCCTCCTGCACAAGAATGTTCATTCCGTGCACTCCAACGACCTGGACGGCTGGCTGGACGACTGGGACGTCCGCGGCGGCAAGGCCACCGAGGAGGCGCAAGCGCTCTGGCATGCGGCTCCCGGAGGCGTCCGCTCCTCCACCGCGTTCTCGCAGTCGAACGAGTGGACCTCCCTGGACACCGACGCCGAGGGTGGCTGCATCCGTTCCGTGGAGCACGCCTTCTCCAAGGACGGCGGCCTGGCTGTGCTGCGCGGCAATGTCGCAGTGGACGGCGCCGTGGTGAAGACCGCAGGCGTGGATGAGTCCATCTGGATCTTCGAAGGCCCGGCCGTTGTGTGCGAGTCACAGGACGAAGCCGTGGAAAAGATCCTGAACAAGTCCATCAAGGAAGGCGACGTGGTGGTCATCCGCTACGAAGGCCCCAGGGGTGGTCCGGGCATGCAGGAAATGCTCTACCCGACGTCGTTCCTCAAGGGCCGCGGCCTGGGCAAGAAGTGCGCCCTCATCACGGACGGCCGCTTCTCCGGCGGCACCTCGGGCCTGTCGATCGGCCACATCTCCCCGGAGGCTGCCTCCGGCGGCGCGATCGCCCTGGTTGAGGACGGCGATATCATCAGCATCGATATCACGCAGCGCTCCCTCCAGTTGCAGGTCTCCGACGAGATCCTCGCCGAACGCCGCGAAAAACTTGAAG
- a CDS encoding FAD-dependent oxidoreductase produces MPEYTTSTDVLVVGGGMAGLAGALALRENGANVTLVERAPEFGEVGAGLQMAPNASRVLKRWGLLEKALEIGVQPRHLVFRDATTGEELTRQSLRGEFEERYGAPYVVIHRSDLHRVLLEGCEAAGVKLVNDVMVESVETVDGRGVVHTAAGVDYEADVIIGADGLKSTLRPLVATDEPVSSAYVAYRGTVPITSETPAADLEDVVVYLGPDCHLVQYPLRKGELLNTVAVFKSPSFERGEEQYGGVDELQAAYKDCIPAVQAALANLGTGIRWPMYDRDPIENWIAGRMVLMGDAAHPMLQYLAQGACQALEDAAVLQDVSAGTVFTTDGVNPAAWDEAIVAFNSARAARTARVQSTARVWGESWHVSGLGRTLRNLLFKSRKDNDFQYNDWLYGQAGEGVPAPVAPRVANQLPA; encoded by the coding sequence ATGCCTGAGTACACCACATCCACCGATGTCCTGGTGGTGGGAGGGGGCATGGCCGGTTTGGCCGGAGCCCTGGCCCTCCGCGAAAACGGTGCCAACGTCACGCTCGTGGAACGGGCACCGGAATTTGGCGAGGTCGGTGCCGGCCTGCAGATGGCCCCGAACGCCTCCCGGGTTTTGAAGCGTTGGGGCCTGTTGGAGAAGGCGCTGGAGATCGGGGTGCAGCCCAGGCATCTGGTGTTCCGCGACGCGACCACCGGTGAGGAGCTCACCCGTCAGTCGCTGCGCGGGGAGTTTGAGGAACGCTACGGCGCCCCGTACGTAGTGATCCACCGCAGCGACCTGCACCGCGTGCTCCTCGAAGGATGTGAAGCTGCCGGCGTGAAGCTGGTCAACGACGTCATGGTTGAGAGCGTGGAAACCGTGGACGGACGCGGCGTAGTGCACACGGCAGCCGGCGTGGACTATGAAGCAGACGTAATCATCGGCGCAGACGGTCTCAAGTCCACGCTTCGCCCGCTCGTGGCAACAGATGAGCCCGTGTCCTCTGCCTACGTTGCCTACCGCGGCACCGTGCCCATTACCTCCGAGACCCCGGCGGCCGACCTGGAGGACGTGGTGGTTTACCTCGGCCCGGACTGCCACCTGGTGCAGTACCCGCTGCGCAAGGGTGAACTGCTGAACACCGTGGCCGTCTTCAAATCGCCGTCGTTTGAGCGCGGTGAAGAGCAGTATGGGGGAGTAGACGAGCTCCAGGCCGCCTACAAGGACTGCATTCCCGCGGTGCAGGCAGCCCTCGCGAACCTCGGCACGGGCATCCGCTGGCCCATGTACGACCGCGATCCGATCGAGAACTGGATTGCCGGCCGAATGGTCCTGATGGGCGACGCCGCCCACCCCATGCTCCAGTACTTGGCCCAGGGTGCCTGCCAGGCACTCGAAGACGCCGCCGTGCTGCAGGACGTCAGCGCAGGCACCGTCTTCACCACCGACGGCGTCAACCCGGCGGCGTGGGACGAGGCAATTGTCGCGTTCAACTCCGCCCGCGCCGCCCGGACCGCCCGTGTCCAAAGCACGGCCCGCGTGTGGGGAGAGTCCTGGCACGTCTCCGGCTTGGGGCGCACGCTGCGAAACCTGCTCTTCAAGAGCCGCAAGGACAACGACTTCCAGTACAACGACTGGTTGTATGGCCAGGCGGGCGAGGGCGTGCCTGCCCCCGTGGCGCCCCGCGTCGCCAACCAGCTGCCTGCCTGA
- a CDS encoding DNA alkylation repair protein: MGAMDELINSTVVTELRSILMGASPGIELPTLERSHGDLDGQRLRQRVDVVRDALLQDLPAGSSDVQRIMIDALDDPRFTGWMVWPATEVVTGRALHSGSLTDFDAALAVLSRLTGRLTAEFAIRDLIATRPERAIATMQTWTNHNDEHVRRLATEGSRAYLPWAKRVPWLVANPAATQGILDATYQDPTDYVRRSAANHLNDLSRIDPQLVLATARRWSGKPDDTTPKVIRHGLRTLVKQGNPDALALLGYTGGQLVVREPHLRHTAVAWDGTVEFSAEVVNEGPQPANAAIDYSIGFQRSNGTVSAKTFKLTSRRIPPGETVTVTKTHSFRPITTRSYYPGQHYVVVQANGVASTPAHFVLDKQELS, from the coding sequence ATGGGCGCCATGGATGAGCTGATCAATTCCACGGTGGTGACCGAGCTGCGCTCCATACTCATGGGCGCCAGTCCGGGCATTGAGCTGCCAACACTGGAGCGCTCACATGGTGACCTCGACGGGCAACGCCTCCGGCAGCGGGTGGATGTAGTGAGGGATGCCCTCCTTCAGGACTTACCGGCGGGATCCTCCGATGTTCAGAGGATCATGATCGATGCTCTCGACGACCCCCGCTTTACGGGATGGATGGTCTGGCCGGCCACCGAAGTGGTGACCGGAAGGGCTCTTCACTCGGGATCGCTCACCGATTTTGATGCTGCGCTCGCGGTCCTGTCCCGCCTGACGGGGAGGCTCACGGCAGAGTTCGCTATCCGCGACCTCATAGCCACCCGGCCGGAACGTGCCATTGCGACGATGCAAACCTGGACGAATCACAACGACGAACACGTCCGCCGACTCGCAACGGAGGGCTCCCGCGCCTACCTGCCATGGGCTAAACGGGTACCTTGGCTGGTGGCCAATCCAGCGGCAACCCAGGGGATCCTTGATGCCACCTACCAGGATCCCACCGACTATGTCCGGCGCTCCGCAGCGAACCATCTCAACGACCTGAGCCGGATCGATCCGCAGCTGGTGCTGGCTACAGCGCGCCGTTGGTCAGGCAAACCTGATGACACCACACCCAAGGTGATACGGCATGGACTTAGGACCCTGGTTAAACAAGGCAATCCGGACGCGCTCGCCCTCCTGGGCTACACCGGCGGCCAGCTGGTGGTCAGGGAGCCTCACCTCCGCCACACGGCAGTGGCATGGGACGGAACCGTGGAATTTTCAGCCGAGGTAGTCAACGAAGGCCCCCAGCCCGCCAACGCAGCCATCGACTACTCCATCGGGTTCCAGCGTTCCAACGGCACGGTCAGCGCAAAGACCTTCAAGCTCACGTCCCGCCGCATTCCACCCGGCGAGACCGTCACAGTCACAAAAACACACTCGTTCCGCCCCATAACAACCCGCTCCTATTACCCAGGGCAGCACTACGTTGTGGTCCAGGCAAACGGCGTCGCTTCGACCCCTGCGCACTTCGTCCTGGACAAGCAGGAGCTCAGCTGA